In the genome of Desulfovibrio desulfuricans, one region contains:
- a CDS encoding ribosome maturation factor RimP, protein MTDDVLKETITSLAEPLATSLGLVIWGVEIVRAGRTVVRLFVDVPFSEETGTQPAPADTDDIDAPALVALSATLEQCEHISRHIGLALEVEDTIPEAYVLEVSTPGLTRLFFSLDQMRHYIGDVVEARLLRAVAINEDAPEGPNPSHGGPRRLWRGALLSVEENAFTLAPATISPEGEVTPENLPPVSIPWDAVRRASRMYIFRQPQKPGKGRAKAPAAKTATKPRKEKKTKSSGSEENQ, encoded by the coding sequence ATGACCGACGACGTACTCAAAGAAACCATCACCAGTTTGGCCGAGCCCCTCGCAACATCGCTGGGCCTGGTTATCTGGGGAGTGGAAATCGTCCGCGCCGGGCGCACAGTGGTTCGGCTCTTTGTAGACGTGCCGTTTTCTGAAGAAACCGGCACCCAGCCCGCCCCCGCCGACACCGACGACATTGATGCGCCAGCCCTGGTCGCACTTTCTGCCACCCTTGAGCAGTGCGAGCACATCTCGCGCCACATTGGCCTCGCCCTTGAGGTGGAAGATACCATTCCCGAGGCGTACGTGCTGGAGGTTTCCACCCCCGGCCTGACGCGACTTTTCTTCAGCCTTGACCAGATGCGCCATTATATTGGCGATGTGGTGGAAGCCCGTCTGCTCAGGGCCGTTGCCATCAACGAGGATGCGCCCGAAGGGCCCAACCCCTCCCACGGCGGCCCCCGCCGCCTGTGGCGCGGCGCCCTGCTTTCCGTTGAAGAGAATGCGTTCACCCTGGCGCCAGCCACCATCTCGCCCGAGGGCGAGGTGACACCCGAAAACCTGCCGCCGGTCAGCATCCCCTGGGATGCCGTGCGCAGGGCAAGCCGCATGTATATTTTCAGGCAGCCGCAAAAGCCTGGCAAGGGCCGCGCCAAAGCGCCCGCCGCCAAGACTGCGACCAAGCCCCGCAAGGAAAAGAAAACAAAATCCAGTGGTTCTGAAGAGAACCAGTAA